From the genome of Solidesulfovibrio carbinolicus, one region includes:
- a CDS encoding lipopolysaccharide biosynthesis protein, with the protein MAAPHIPPAAGRRSLGRNFLALAVSRGLQALSGFFVLLAAARLLPVDDFGRLGAVSALAGAAAALTYFGVQQVMIREMACSPAASGAVVGRAILLRAALAVAAGLGLALAGAWSGYDAPLFGLLALAYALELCRCFGMLGCAVFQAHERMGFETPLAALSGLVSILAVGLALLLGYGVPGVLAGLLAAAALHAVLAWRMAVRLTPPLFASDFPALRAMFLASSVVGLGVFFQQNLFRAGTLSLSWWADLPAVADFQAPHEFLLKLEIVPQALMLAVFPALARLAPTDFDTARRLFRLVFRHTLQGMALPACLLAVYAEPACQLLFGGKYAGAAPVMRLLALALPLLALDMLVNNLLVAIGRQRYALYYAGAALVLAFAANAFLVPRYGAMGAAGAALGSYAWLLVFSLRFAARHGYTPLALGPALRTACAVAACLGASYLLRGSPLLGAAAATLAYGAVILGLKGATRRDLAELRQIRQAGRDAARAKESPCP; encoded by the coding sequence ATGGCCGCCCCCCACATCCCCCCGGCTGCCGGCCGCCGCTCCCTGGGCCGCAATTTCCTGGCCCTGGCCGTGTCCCGGGGGCTTCAGGCCTTAAGCGGCTTTTTCGTGCTGCTGGCGGCGGCGCGGCTTTTGCCCGTGGACGATTTCGGTCGGCTGGGCGCGGTCAGCGCCCTGGCCGGCGCGGCGGCGGCCCTGACCTATTTCGGTGTGCAGCAGGTGATGATCCGGGAGATGGCCTGCTCCCCGGCCGCCTCGGGCGCGGTGGTGGGCCGGGCCATCCTGCTGCGGGCCGCCCTGGCCGTGGCCGCCGGCCTGGGGCTGGCCCTGGCCGGCGCCTGGTCCGGCTACGACGCGCCCCTTTTCGGACTGCTGGCCCTGGCCTACGCCCTGGAACTGTGCCGCTGCTTCGGCATGCTCGGCTGCGCCGTGTTCCAGGCCCACGAGCGCATGGGCTTCGAAACGCCCCTGGCCGCCCTGTCGGGGCTGGTCTCCATCCTCGCCGTGGGACTTGCCCTGCTGCTTGGCTATGGCGTCCCGGGCGTACTGGCCGGCCTGCTCGCCGCCGCCGCCCTCCATGCCGTCCTGGCCTGGCGCATGGCCGTACGGCTCACGCCGCCGTTGTTTGCCTCGGACTTTCCGGCCTTGCGGGCCATGTTCCTGGCCTCATCGGTGGTGGGTTTGGGGGTGTTTTTCCAGCAAAACCTCTTCCGGGCCGGCACGCTGTCCCTGTCGTGGTGGGCCGATCTCCCGGCCGTGGCCGATTTCCAGGCCCCCCACGAGTTTCTCCTCAAGCTCGAAATCGTGCCCCAGGCCTTGATGCTGGCCGTGTTTCCGGCCCTGGCCCGGCTGGCCCCCACGGATTTCGACACGGCCCGCCGGCTGTTCCGCCTGGTCTTTCGCCACACCCTGCAGGGCATGGCCCTACCGGCCTGCCTGCTGGCCGTCTACGCCGAACCGGCCTGCCAGCTCCTTTTTGGCGGCAAATACGCCGGGGCCGCGCCGGTCATGCGCCTGCTCGCCCTGGCCCTGCCGCTTCTGGCCCTGGACATGCTCGTCAACAACCTGCTTGTGGCCATCGGCCGCCAGCGCTATGCCCTGTATTACGCCGGGGCGGCCCTGGTGCTGGCCTTTGCCGCCAACGCCTTCCTGGTCCCGCGCTACGGGGCCATGGGCGCGGCCGGCGCGGCCCTGGGCTCCTACGCCTGGCTGCTGGTCTTTTCGCTGCGCTTCGCCGCCCGCCACGGCTACACGCCCCTGGCCCTGGGGCCGGCCCTGCGTACGGCCTGCGCCGTGGCCGCGTGTCTGGGCGCTTCGTATCTGCTGCGCGGTTCGCCGCTGCTCGGCGCGGCGGCCGCAACCCTCGCCTACGGCGCGGTGATCCTGGGGCTTAAGGGCGCAACCCGGCGCGACCTCGCCGAACTGCGCCAGATCCGGCAGGCCGGCCGCGACGCCGCCCGTGCCAAGGAGTCGCCATGTCCCTGA
- a CDS encoding alkaline phosphatase family protein: MSLTAKRVVVIGWDGATFDVAKPLMAQGRMPHLAALLARGVHGPLCSTVPPVTPVAWTSFATGASPGRHGVCDALTLDPKTHEVRFVSAAQRRLPPVWRILSDRGRPAGAVNVPVTWPPDPVDGFVIPGMFTPSHVEDFTYPPEIRREVEAKFGTCRESPMLDPDPAKYLANLLAGVDARCELTLWLMERRPLDYFCSVFMESDRVQHFFWGYRDPAHPRHAELGQAIEQVYERLDAALGRIVAAAGPDAAVGIVSDHGAGPLTRAVFLNRWLMDQGLLVLSGDLARTLAGRRPPSGLRRFVAAAAKAVLPASVVEARRKARSAEHARINNLFSSIVDWQRSACVSEGIAGGIFFNEAVVSPADRPALIARLKQGLTAIVDPETGARPFTSVHAREELYQGEGTPNAPDVVTLCGPGYQVLVPHEIALYAQDAPTGLFAGHKWSGRHEQYGVFALAGPGIAAGVELTDAAMPDVTPTLLHALGEAPTDSMDGRVLAGAFTAETLAARPVAAAVSGATATAAAIGDDAGTAALAEELSDLGYM, encoded by the coding sequence ATGTCCCTGACGGCAAAACGCGTGGTGGTCATTGGCTGGGACGGGGCCACCTTCGACGTGGCCAAGCCCCTTATGGCCCAGGGCCGCATGCCCCATCTGGCCGCGCTTTTGGCCCGTGGCGTCCACGGCCCGCTGTGCTCCACCGTGCCACCGGTGACCCCCGTGGCCTGGACGAGCTTCGCCACCGGAGCCAGCCCCGGCCGCCACGGCGTATGCGACGCCCTGACCCTGGACCCCAAGACCCATGAAGTTCGGTTCGTGTCGGCGGCCCAGCGCCGCCTGCCGCCCGTGTGGCGCATCCTGTCCGACCGGGGACGCCCGGCCGGCGCGGTCAACGTACCCGTGACCTGGCCGCCCGATCCCGTGGACGGCTTCGTCATCCCGGGCATGTTCACCCCCAGCCACGTCGAGGACTTCACGTATCCCCCGGAAATCCGCCGCGAGGTCGAAGCGAAATTCGGCACCTGCCGCGAATCGCCCATGCTGGACCCCGATCCGGCCAAGTACCTGGCCAACCTGCTGGCCGGGGTGGACGCCCGCTGCGAGCTGACCCTGTGGCTCATGGAACGCCGGCCGCTCGACTATTTTTGCTCGGTCTTCATGGAGTCCGACCGGGTGCAGCATTTCTTCTGGGGCTACCGCGATCCGGCCCACCCGCGCCACGCCGAGCTGGGGCAGGCCATCGAACAGGTCTACGAGCGCCTGGACGCCGCCCTTGGCCGCATCGTGGCCGCCGCCGGCCCGGACGCCGCCGTGGGCATCGTCTCGGACCACGGAGCCGGGCCGCTTACGCGCGCCGTGTTCCTCAACCGCTGGCTCATGGACCAGGGGCTGCTCGTCCTGTCCGGCGACCTGGCCCGGACCCTGGCCGGCCGGCGGCCGCCCTCGGGACTGCGACGGTTCGTGGCGGCGGCGGCCAAGGCCGTTCTGCCGGCCTCGGTGGTCGAGGCCCGGCGCAAGGCCCGCTCGGCCGAGCACGCCCGCATCAACAACCTCTTTTCCTCCATCGTGGACTGGCAGCGCTCGGCCTGCGTCTCGGAAGGCATTGCCGGCGGCATCTTTTTTAACGAGGCCGTGGTCTCCCCGGCCGACCGGCCGGCCCTGATCGCCCGCCTCAAGCAGGGGCTGACCGCCATCGTCGATCCCGAAACCGGGGCCCGGCCCTTCACGAGCGTCCACGCCCGGGAGGAACTCTACCAGGGCGAGGGCACGCCAAACGCCCCGGACGTGGTGACGCTGTGCGGCCCGGGCTATCAGGTGCTGGTCCCCCACGAGATCGCGCTCTACGCCCAGGACGCGCCCACCGGCCTTTTCGCCGGCCACAAATGGAGCGGCCGCCACGAGCAGTACGGCGTTTTCGCCCTGGCCGGGCCGGGCATCGCCGCCGGGGTGGAGCTTACCGACGCGGCCATGCCCGACGTGACCCCGACCCTGCTCCACGCCCTGGGCGAAGCGCCCACCGATTCCATGGACGGCCGGGTGCTGGCCGGGGCGTTTACGGCCGAAACCCTGGCCGCCAGGCCCGTGGCCGCAGCCGTGTCCGGGGCGACGGCCACGGCTGCGGCCATCGGCGACGACGCCGGCACGGCCGCCCTGGCCGAGGAACTCTCCGACCTCGGCTACATGTAG
- a CDS encoding chemotaxis protein CheA: protein MADDDTLYELFAESCLEQLRGIETAILDLESAPAGELPGRVDGIFRAAHTIKGDAGAIGAANLAALAHGAESVLELMRRDGRPADRQFVGELLGAFDDMRAMAENARNDASRDITERLARLAALVQETPPAADQPAEADIESEAEAETDKAPGPAWADERIRKLAIPALELDVLVDRVGELGIAQARLSGLAVRRADLELRSVAEEVERLSALLRDQVLGLRLLPIKVSFPKYRRLVRDACANLSKDAVLVMEGENTKLDKAVIEQLNAPCIHLLRNAVDHGVEPAEVRAALGKPRQGTVTLSARQEGSDVVIAVRDDGGGIDGRKLWAKAVAAGRIDAGRPFDPAAALDLIFLPGLSTAEAVSDVSGRGVGMDAVREAIAALRGRLDVQSVPGAGSTFTIRLPVSLAIIDCLEVRCAGEAYYLHLDYVEECLELPASASLAGTTGVMEMRGTPMPLLSLRRFFDLDRLEASTPHVVTVRRDGSRAGLVVDAVIGRKQAVLKHLGRALGRVEGVLGGTVTEAGDMALVLDVPGLLAAAKRQHDANNQ, encoded by the coding sequence ATGGCCGACGACGACACCCTCTACGAACTCTTTGCCGAAAGCTGCCTGGAGCAGCTGCGCGGCATCGAAACGGCCATCCTCGACCTGGAGTCCGCCCCGGCCGGCGAGCTTCCCGGACGGGTGGACGGGATCTTCCGGGCCGCCCACACCATAAAGGGCGACGCCGGCGCCATCGGCGCGGCCAACCTGGCCGCCCTGGCCCATGGGGCCGAATCCGTGCTGGAACTCATGCGCCGGGACGGTCGGCCGGCCGACCGCCAGTTCGTGGGCGAACTGCTCGGGGCCTTTGACGACATGCGGGCCATGGCCGAGAACGCCCGAAACGACGCCTCCCGCGACATCACCGAACGCCTGGCTCGCCTGGCCGCCCTGGTCCAAGAAACGCCTCCCGCCGCCGACCAGCCCGCCGAGGCCGACATCGAGTCCGAAGCCGAAGCAGAAACCGACAAGGCCCCGGGACCGGCCTGGGCCGATGAGCGCATCCGCAAACTGGCCATCCCGGCCCTGGAACTCGACGTGCTGGTGGACCGCGTGGGCGAGCTGGGCATTGCCCAGGCCCGGCTCTCCGGCCTGGCCGTCCGCCGGGCCGACCTGGAACTTCGGAGCGTGGCCGAGGAGGTCGAACGGCTCTCGGCCCTGCTGCGCGACCAGGTGCTGGGGTTGCGCCTGCTGCCCATCAAGGTGAGCTTTCCCAAGTACCGCCGGCTGGTGCGCGACGCCTGCGCGAACCTTTCCAAGGACGCCGTCCTGGTCATGGAAGGCGAGAACACCAAACTCGACAAGGCCGTCATCGAGCAGTTAAACGCCCCCTGCATCCATCTGCTGCGAAACGCCGTGGACCACGGCGTCGAACCGGCCGAGGTGCGCGCCGCCCTGGGCAAGCCGCGCCAGGGAACCGTCACCCTGTCGGCCCGCCAGGAAGGCTCCGACGTGGTCATCGCCGTGCGCGACGACGGCGGCGGCATCGACGGCCGCAAGCTCTGGGCCAAGGCCGTGGCCGCCGGCCGCATCGATGCCGGCCGCCCCTTTGACCCCGCCGCCGCCCTGGACCTCATTTTCCTGCCCGGCCTGTCCACGGCCGAGGCCGTAAGCGACGTCTCGGGCCGGGGCGTGGGCATGGACGCCGTGCGCGAAGCCATCGCCGCCCTGCGCGGCCGCCTGGACGTCCAAAGCGTCCCGGGCGCGGGCAGCACCTTCACCATCCGCCTGCCCGTGTCCCTGGCCATCATCGACTGTCTGGAAGTGCGCTGCGCCGGCGAGGCCTACTACCTCCACCTGGACTACGTGGAGGAATGCCTGGAGCTGCCGGCCTCGGCTTCCCTGGCCGGAACCACGGGCGTCATGGAAATGCGCGGAACCCCCATGCCGCTGTTGTCCCTGCGCCGCTTTTTCGACCTCGACCGGCTCGAGGCCAGCACACCCCACGTGGTCACCGTGCGCCGCGACGGCAGCCGGGCCGGCCTGGTGGTGGACGCCGTCATCGGCCGCAAGCAGGCCGTGCTCAAGCACCTTGGCCGGGCCTTGGGCCGGGTCGAGGGCGTCCTTGGCGGCACCGTCACCGAGGCCGGCGACATGGCCCTGGTCCTGGACGTGCCGGGACTGCTGGCCGCCGCCAAGCGCCAACACGACGCCAACAACCAGTAA
- a CDS encoding response regulator gives MPRALIVDDSRYQRHLILQALGSLFTAEEAANGKEAIDRFAAAQAAGRPFDLVVMDILMPVLSGHEGLAGIRRLEESAGVPEERRVPAVMLSSLDDPANMLRAQFESGAQAYVTKPFEPATLLETLASLGLVDNPLGDLDEAGPEGRSPCKAF, from the coding sequence ATGCCCCGTGCCCTCATCGTCGACGACAGCCGGTACCAGCGCCATCTCATCCTCCAGGCCCTGGGCAGCCTTTTCACCGCCGAGGAAGCCGCCAACGGCAAGGAAGCCATCGACCGCTTCGCCGCCGCCCAGGCCGCCGGCAGGCCCTTTGATCTGGTGGTCATGGACATCCTCATGCCGGTTTTAAGCGGCCACGAAGGCCTGGCCGGCATCCGCCGGCTGGAAGAGTCCGCTGGTGTCCCCGAGGAGCGGCGCGTGCCCGCCGTCATGCTCTCCAGCCTCGACGATCCGGCCAACATGCTGCGGGCCCAGTTCGAATCCGGGGCCCAAGCCTACGTCACCAAACCCTTCGAGCCGGCCACCCTGCTGGAAACCCTGGCCAGCCTCGGCCTCGTCGACAATCCCCTGGGCGACCTCGACGAGGCCGGCCCGGAAGGACGCTCCCCATGCAAGGCCTTCTAG